From the Candidatus Bathyarchaeota archaeon genome, one window contains:
- a CDS encoding type II toxin-antitoxin system RelE/ParE family toxin codes for MKKTFELIFTKEFLKRLKRIDKQTQLRILKELKILKENPAAGKQLVGQLSDLKSFRTGDYRIIYQLSKKEITILTVGHRKKVYHK; via the coding sequence ATGAAAAAGACCTTTGAGCTAATATTTACCAAAGAATTCCTAAAACGGCTCAAACGAATTGACAAACAAACACAACTTCGAATTCTAAAAGAACTAAAAATACTAAAAGAAAACCCCGCCGCAGGAAAACAGCTTGTCGGACAACTATCAGACCTAAAATCCTTCCGAACAGGCGACTACCGAATCATCTACCAACTATCCAAAAAAGAAATAACCATCTTAACCGTAGGACACCGCAAAAAAGTCTACCACAAATAA
- a CDS encoding M3 family oligoendopeptidase → MSNPTTWNLTEIFPCISDPSIEQARQNVSALADAFEEKHRGKISTYTPAQLLWCLREFEVFKEKLQDLSLYAGLSFAADMTSPQTQTLHDWVGKLTAQLSQQLAFFSLELGKALSDNPNLPNQPELSAYQHMLERVLRRVPHQLSEVEEQLIIEKDQFGVDAWEELQGKWLNTRTFTVTVLGEQKQLSYGEANGLLSHPDRQTRESANRAIYGLLGKDGELFAAALRNICNDWVNTSKRRKYASPMQSSLISNDTEQNIIDNLLQTVETNAPIFQEYLQLKAKLLNLPVLGNHDINAPLPDALKQEFSFEDAQQLVTQAYQRFDEKYATAAIDMFEKRHIDVSPRFGKRNGAFCASWYRGKSAFILDNFTGSLGDVYTLAHELGHATHDYYAQRSQTPLNMGMPSVVAETASIFGELLLTDLLLSQATSDAQRRAVLCLVLDEAGQVIFQVCARVRFEQALYQSIKNAEYLDYSTICRHWTTARDNIFKDAVKWLPEMPAEWTMKPHYYMANYRYYNYPYIYAQLFVYALYEKYLQHGAALVPKLKKALSAGSSKSPKQIANHLDLDITAPTFWQQGINRFKTFTDQLKQTLP, encoded by the coding sequence TTGTCCAACCCAACCACCTGGAACCTAACTGAAATCTTCCCTTGCATATCTGACCCTTCCATAGAGCAAGCCCGCCAAAACGTTAGCGCTTTAGCTGACGCGTTCGAGGAAAAACACCGCGGAAAAATAAGCACCTACACGCCCGCTCAACTGCTATGGTGCCTGCGCGAATTCGAAGTGTTCAAAGAAAAACTCCAAGACCTCTCCTTATATGCGGGACTATCGTTTGCGGCAGACATGACTTCCCCCCAAACACAAACCCTACACGACTGGGTTGGCAAATTAACCGCACAACTAAGCCAGCAACTAGCGTTTTTCTCGTTAGAACTTGGCAAAGCCCTCAGCGACAACCCTAACCTCCCAAACCAGCCCGAACTTTCTGCGTATCAGCACATGCTGGAGCGTGTTTTGCGCAGGGTGCCGCATCAGCTAAGCGAAGTTGAAGAGCAACTCATAATCGAAAAAGACCAGTTCGGAGTCGACGCCTGGGAGGAACTTCAGGGCAAATGGCTCAACACCCGCACCTTCACCGTAACAGTTCTGGGCGAACAAAAACAGCTCAGCTACGGCGAAGCCAACGGGCTTTTGTCGCATCCTGATAGGCAAACACGCGAATCCGCAAACCGCGCCATCTACGGCTTGCTGGGCAAAGACGGGGAACTCTTTGCGGCGGCGCTTCGTAACATCTGCAACGACTGGGTCAACACGTCCAAACGCCGCAAATACGCCTCCCCCATGCAGTCCAGCTTAATAAGCAACGACACCGAACAAAACATAATTGACAACCTGCTCCAAACCGTCGAAACCAACGCCCCCATATTCCAAGAATACCTCCAACTCAAAGCCAAACTCCTAAACCTGCCCGTCTTGGGAAACCACGACATCAACGCGCCCCTACCCGACGCGCTCAAACAGGAATTCTCATTTGAAGATGCCCAGCAACTTGTCACCCAAGCCTACCAACGCTTTGACGAAAAATACGCCACAGCAGCAATAGACATGTTCGAGAAACGCCACATCGACGTCTCGCCGCGCTTTGGAAAACGCAACGGCGCCTTCTGTGCATCATGGTATCGAGGCAAATCCGCGTTTATACTGGATAATTTTACGGGTTCGTTAGGTGATGTGTATACGTTGGCGCATGAGTTGGGGCACGCAACGCATGACTATTACGCGCAGCGCAGCCAGACCCCATTAAACATGGGCATGCCTTCAGTGGTGGCGGAGACGGCTTCAATTTTTGGCGAGCTGTTGCTAACGGATTTGCTCTTATCCCAAGCAACATCAGATGCGCAGCGCAGAGCCGTTTTGTGCCTGGTTTTGGATGAGGCAGGACAAGTAATTTTCCAAGTCTGCGCCCGCGTACGATTCGAACAGGCACTCTACCAAAGCATCAAAAACGCAGAGTACCTAGACTACTCCACCATTTGCCGCCACTGGACAACTGCGCGCGACAACATCTTCAAAGACGCCGTAAAATGGCTCCCCGAAATGCCCGCCGAATGGACCATGAAACCCCACTACTACATGGCAAACTACCGCTACTACAACTACCCCTACATCTATGCGCAGCTCTTCGTCTACGCCCTATACGAAAAATACCTCCAACACGGCGCGGCTTTGGTTCCCAAACTCAAAAAAGCCCTAAGCGCAGGCAGCAGCAAATCCCCCAAACAAATCGCAAACCACCTCGACCTTGACATCACCGCCCCAACCTTCTGGCAACAAGGCATAAACCGCTTCAAAACCTTCACAGACCAACTAAAACAAACCCTCCCCTAA
- a CDS encoding class II SORL domain-containing protein yields MKIGELVQESDWKTEKHVPVIDCPDTVKADEFVEVTVSIGKEIAHPNTTEHHINWISVYFQAEGEKFPQQIGRYEFNAHGASAQGPNTSTIYTNHKVATWFKTSKPGTLIAVSMCNIHGLWESSKAIKL; encoded by the coding sequence ATGAAAATTGGAGAATTAGTACAAGAATCTGACTGGAAAACTGAGAAGCACGTACCCGTAATCGACTGCCCCGACACCGTCAAAGCGGACGAGTTCGTAGAAGTCACCGTCAGCATAGGCAAAGAAATCGCCCACCCCAACACCACCGAGCACCACATAAACTGGATTAGCGTATACTTCCAAGCTGAAGGAGAAAAATTCCCCCAGCAAATCGGCCGCTACGAATTCAACGCCCACGGAGCCTCCGCCCAAGGACCAAACACCAGCACCATCTACACCAACCACAAAGTCGCCACCTGGTTCAAAACAAGCAAACCCGGCACCCTCATCGCTGTTTCCATGTGCAACATCCACGGACTCTGGGAATCATCAAAAGCCATTAAACTCTAA
- a CDS encoding Zn-ribbon domain-containing OB-fold protein yields the protein MSTQEAFTIEQFYKFLAQQKLMAGKCQKCGKLHLPPRPLCDNCYNQTFQWIQISGKGKLLTYTTIHVAPAQFQDITPYTVGIIQLENGLKIPGMISNVAPEQLKIGMQLQIDFQSCNTTQNWPQWPRYCFKLST from the coding sequence ATGAGCACCCAAGAAGCCTTCACAATCGAGCAGTTCTACAAGTTCCTCGCGCAGCAAAAACTCATGGCAGGCAAATGCCAAAAATGCGGCAAACTCCACCTGCCCCCAAGACCCCTATGTGACAACTGCTACAACCAAACCTTCCAATGGATACAAATCAGCGGAAAAGGCAAACTATTAACCTACACCACCATACACGTAGCCCCAGCGCAATTCCAAGATATAACCCCTTACACCGTCGGCATCATACAACTCGAAAACGGTCTAAAAATCCCAGGCATGATATCCAACGTAGCACCCGAGCAACTAAAAATCGGCATGCAACTACAAATCGACTTCCAAAGCTGCAACACCACCCAAAACTGGCCCCAATGGCCCCGATACTGCTTCAAACTCTCAACATAA
- a CDS encoding thiolase domain-containing protein yields MNGKPLVSIISAGLSQFGKHEGSYAREIFAGAAKEAFDRCPKLDPKQDLKALFIGHMGEAYEHQGHTGSAMADWAGLTGIPATRTEAACASSGAALRSGIYAVLSGLADTVMVGGVEKMTHRTTSEVTEYLAMASDYPFEQWHGITFPGLFALMANAHMNAYGTTQEHMAKVAVKNHYHGSLNPKAHMQKEVPLEKVMASKMVAWPLKLYDCSLITDGASCVILTKPELASKYTDNPVHIVGSGQASDTIGLYERKSLTSLQATKTAAKTAYDLAQVQPQQVQVAEVHDCFTFAELMAYEDLGFCPTGKSGELIDSGETRLGGKLPVNTSGGLKAKGHPVGATGTAQAYEIYLQLTGQAKQRQIKNAKVGLTHNVGGSGATATVHVYRSNLQ; encoded by the coding sequence TTGAATGGAAAGCCCCTTGTTTCGATAATCAGTGCAGGTTTGTCACAGTTTGGCAAACACGAAGGCTCATACGCCAGAGAAATTTTTGCAGGCGCCGCCAAAGAAGCTTTTGACCGTTGCCCCAAACTTGACCCCAAACAAGACCTCAAAGCCCTCTTCATCGGTCACATGGGCGAAGCCTACGAACACCAAGGACACACAGGTTCAGCCATGGCAGACTGGGCAGGACTCACCGGCATCCCCGCCACCCGAACCGAAGCCGCATGCGCATCCAGCGGCGCCGCCCTACGCTCAGGCATCTACGCCGTACTCTCAGGCTTAGCTGACACCGTCATGGTAGGCGGAGTCGAAAAAATGACCCACCGAACCACCTCCGAAGTCACCGAATACCTGGCAATGGCTTCCGACTACCCCTTTGAGCAATGGCACGGCATAACCTTCCCTGGTCTCTTTGCGCTTATGGCGAATGCACACATGAACGCTTACGGCACCACCCAAGAGCACATGGCAAAAGTCGCCGTCAAAAACCATTACCACGGAAGCCTTAACCCCAAAGCCCACATGCAAAAAGAAGTCCCGCTTGAAAAGGTCATGGCTTCAAAAATGGTTGCTTGGCCCCTCAAACTCTATGATTGCTCGTTGATTACCGACGGCGCAAGCTGCGTCATACTTACCAAGCCCGAGCTGGCAAGCAAGTACACCGACAACCCCGTGCACATTGTGGGGTCAGGTCAAGCAAGCGACACCATTGGCTTGTACGAACGCAAAAGCCTAACCAGTCTGCAAGCAACCAAAACAGCAGCAAAAACCGCGTATGACCTGGCACAGGTGCAGCCCCAACAGGTACAGGTCGCTGAAGTGCATGACTGCTTTACCTTTGCCGAGTTGATGGCTTACGAGGATTTGGGTTTTTGCCCCACAGGCAAGAGCGGCGAACTAATCGACAGCGGCGAAACCCGCCTTGGAGGCAAACTACCAGTTAACACCAGCGGCGGCTTAAAAGCCAAAGGTCACCCTGTTGGCGCCACAGGAACCGCACAAGCCTACGAAATCTACCTGCAACTAACCGGGCAAGCCAAGCAACGCCAAATCAAAAACGCAAAGGTCGGCTTAACCCATAATGTTGGCGGTTCAGGAGCCACGGCAACCGTGCACGTTTACAGGAGCAACCTACAATGA
- a CDS encoding DUF996 domain-containing protein, with product MYPDSNGSAFETNKIIGGIGALLTAIGSFLPLQEAMGIIAVIGLILVLISMRGLSITFNNECIYRNALYGTIFGVIATGIGVALVSVLLAVFTGGHIAPFGILISIAAAILGLIVIFIFFLVEAIFYKQAFALLAGKSGEGIFRTGGLLLLIGAVLTIVFVGFVLLFVAWLIIAVGFLSMKTPIHIQNTTHVAKAPPPPPQPSATIPPAGEKKFCTDCGTENQSDAIFCVHCGKKLKDK from the coding sequence ATGTATCCTGATTCAAATGGTTCAGCCTTTGAAACAAACAAGATTATCGGTGGAATCGGAGCGCTCCTAACAGCCATCGGGTCTTTTTTGCCGCTCCAAGAAGCCATGGGAATCATCGCCGTAATAGGCTTAATACTTGTCCTCATTTCAATGCGGGGTTTATCGATAACCTTCAACAACGAGTGCATCTACCGAAACGCGCTCTACGGAACCATCTTTGGCGTCATCGCAACAGGCATCGGCGTAGCCTTAGTATCCGTCCTGCTCGCCGTGTTTACCGGCGGACACATTGCGCCATTTGGCATTTTAATTAGCATCGCAGCAGCCATATTAGGGCTCATCGTGATTTTCATATTCTTTCTAGTTGAAGCCATATTCTACAAGCAAGCATTCGCTTTACTTGCAGGCAAATCAGGGGAAGGCATATTTCGCACGGGCGGATTACTGCTGCTCATAGGCGCAGTCCTAACAATAGTGTTTGTAGGCTTCGTGCTCTTGTTCGTTGCATGGCTAATAATTGCTGTAGGCTTCCTCTCCATGAAAACCCCCATACACATCCAAAACACCACCCACGTCGCCAAAGCCCCGCCGCCACCTCCACAGCCATCTGCCACAATCCCGCCTGCTGGAGAGAAAAAATTCTGCACTGACTGCGGCACAGAAAACCAATCAGACGCAATCTTTTGCGTACACTGCGGAAAAAAACTAAAAGACAAATAG
- a CDS encoding GNAT family N-acetyltransferase has protein sequence MFSVRKLGFEDLGFAVDLANSMNWSMTKEDFKFSLQLEPNGCFLLLHNQKPTGVITCINHNREIGWFGNLVITKENREKGAGTTLVNHAINYLKNAGASTIGLYATEQVTGFYEKLGFKQNGKFAVLHAKTIASTQTTNSTKTRELTEKDLPTVAAFDQRCFGASRRKLLEAMLQRPDAACLGYFEDAMLLGYATAKVSGVVEVGPLVCQKGRRDVTVALLGEVLRRFVGCEAFLYVPLVESAVLDAAIGAGFVEEFGVVRMFLGAAVTGDCVYVAESLERG, from the coding sequence ATGTTTAGCGTCAGGAAATTGGGGTTTGAGGATTTAGGGTTTGCAGTTGACCTTGCTAACAGCATGAACTGGAGCATGACTAAAGAAGACTTCAAGTTCAGTTTGCAGCTAGAACCCAACGGATGCTTTCTTTTGCTGCACAACCAAAAACCCACAGGAGTAATTACCTGCATCAACCACAACCGCGAAATAGGCTGGTTTGGCAACCTCGTAATCACAAAAGAAAACAGAGAAAAAGGCGCAGGAACCACCTTAGTAAACCACGCCATAAACTACCTAAAAAACGCGGGAGCCTCAACCATAGGACTCTACGCTACCGAACAGGTAACGGGTTTTTACGAAAAATTAGGGTTCAAGCAAAACGGCAAATTCGCGGTTCTACACGCCAAAACAATCGCCAGTACGCAAACAACAAACTCCACAAAAACAAGGGAGCTAACAGAAAAAGATCTGCCCACCGTAGCTGCGTTTGACCAACGGTGTTTTGGGGCATCACGCAGAAAACTCTTGGAGGCTATGCTTCAAAGACCCGACGCGGCGTGTTTGGGCTACTTTGAAGACGCAATGCTGCTGGGGTATGCAACGGCAAAGGTTAGCGGAGTGGTGGAGGTTGGTCCGCTGGTTTGCCAGAAAGGACGCAGGGATGTGACGGTTGCTCTTCTGGGGGAGGTTTTACGCAGATTTGTGGGGTGTGAAGCGTTTTTGTATGTTCCGCTGGTGGAGTCTGCGGTTTTGGATGCGGCTATTGGAGCGGGGTTTGTGGAAGAGTTTGGGGTGGTGCGAATGTTTTTAGGTGCTGCTGTGACTGGTGATTGTGTGTACGTTGCGGAATCTTTGGAGCGGGGCTGA
- a CDS encoding AAA family ATPase, with protein sequence MLITEVILENFMSYEYARVAFRQGVNLIVGPNGAGKSSLLLAISVGLGQSYTERSKKLSNLIRWGQDQARVTLILDNSKRGGKRPVSKYSKDQLFLTRNLRRDGQYWFELENRAANKQDVQRLLGKFGVDPDNMLIIMHQNMVEQFSVLSNVEKLRMMEAAVGLEPFRENVLQAQQKLTRILSQSESVNKLLESAEQTLNYWREQYERFQEKKQLQTKRRFLERELSWAEVERKEAAVKDLKSNQNKMQETLSLIEQEAQSINAQLEKQQEQHMQMRLDAKTNLTQRLNLEHEIASAQSTLTLAERLLEETRLIQDALNDNKTQSKLNLLNPKRLQELLQTTQKQLADATAQSTTLQEKTQNLDEQADKITNQIVDHRIQLALFSYRKEKAAKDLKKTDSTIEAAQAALQEATAQASTSGARIAVVKTAFEIQDEIRLTDGHLAALSGVSEDIERQYESYSKLFLELKEKAQLVAENRQKALDEVATRMQAWRNVMKDLLDRVNIEYQTIMGQTRATGEVRLSNFQDIETAGLEILVGFKGGRPVPLDAYTQSGGERTTATMSFLLALQQHVRSPLRAVDEYDVHMDPRNREMIAKILISTIKDANAQYIVITPSQVTFAQENANIVAVQNVEGKSAVKEVQ encoded by the coding sequence ATGTTGATTACTGAGGTTATTTTGGAGAATTTCATGAGTTACGAGTATGCTAGGGTAGCTTTTAGGCAGGGTGTGAATTTGATTGTGGGTCCTAACGGCGCAGGCAAAAGTAGCCTTCTTTTGGCAATTTCGGTGGGGCTGGGGCAGTCCTACACGGAACGCAGCAAAAAACTTAGCAACCTGATTCGTTGGGGACAAGACCAAGCCCGCGTTACCCTTATCTTGGATAACAGCAAGCGAGGCGGCAAACGTCCCGTCTCCAAGTACTCCAAAGACCAGCTTTTCCTCACGCGTAACCTGCGTCGTGACGGGCAATACTGGTTTGAACTCGAAAACCGCGCCGCCAACAAACAAGACGTCCAGAGGCTTTTGGGCAAATTTGGCGTAGACCCCGACAACATGCTAATTATCATGCACCAGAACATGGTCGAGCAGTTCTCGGTTTTGAGCAACGTGGAAAAGCTGCGGATGATGGAAGCCGCCGTTGGCTTGGAGCCTTTCCGTGAAAACGTACTGCAAGCCCAGCAAAAACTCACCCGCATCCTTAGTCAATCCGAATCGGTGAATAAGCTGCTGGAATCGGCTGAGCAGACGCTTAATTACTGGCGCGAACAGTACGAGCGGTTCCAAGAAAAAAAGCAACTCCAAACCAAACGCCGATTTTTAGAACGCGAGTTGTCGTGGGCGGAAGTTGAACGCAAAGAAGCCGCCGTAAAAGACCTCAAATCCAACCAAAACAAAATGCAAGAAACCCTTAGCCTCATCGAACAAGAAGCCCAGTCCATAAATGCGCAACTTGAAAAACAGCAAGAACAGCACATGCAAATGCGCCTTGACGCCAAAACCAACCTCACCCAGCGCCTAAACCTTGAACACGAAATCGCCTCCGCACAGTCCACCCTAACCTTGGCAGAAAGGCTGCTTGAAGAAACCCGTCTAATCCAAGATGCCCTCAACGACAACAAAACCCAAAGCAAACTTAACCTGCTCAACCCAAAACGCCTCCAAGAACTGCTGCAAACCACCCAAAAACAGCTTGCAGACGCAACCGCGCAATCCACAACGCTCCAAGAAAAAACCCAAAACCTAGACGAACAAGCCGACAAAATCACCAACCAAATCGTAGACCACCGCATCCAACTAGCCCTGTTTTCCTACCGCAAAGAAAAAGCCGCCAAAGACCTCAAAAAAACCGACTCCACGATAGAAGCCGCCCAAGCTGCCCTGCAAGAAGCCACCGCGCAAGCCTCCACGTCGGGTGCACGCATAGCCGTCGTTAAAACCGCGTTTGAGATTCAGGATGAAATTCGCCTTACAGATGGGCATTTGGCTGCGTTGTCGGGTGTTTCTGAGGATATTGAGCGTCAGTACGAGTCGTATAGTAAGCTGTTTTTGGAGCTTAAAGAAAAAGCGCAGTTAGTCGCGGAGAACCGCCAAAAAGCTTTGGATGAGGTTGCGACCCGTATGCAGGCTTGGAGAAACGTTATGAAAGACCTGCTTGACCGCGTCAACATCGAGTACCAAACGATTATGGGGCAAACCCGCGCCACAGGCGAAGTGCGCCTTAGCAACTTCCAGGATATTGAAACTGCGGGGCTTGAAATTCTCGTGGGTTTCAAGGGTGGGCGACCTGTGCCGTTGGATGCTTACACGCAGTCAGGCGGCGAACGAACCACTGCAACCATGAGCTTCCTACTCGCCCTGCAACAACACGTACGCTCTCCGCTACGCGCCGTAGACGAATACGACGTCCACATGGACCCACGCAACCGCGAAATGATAGCAAAAATCCTAATATCCACCATAAAAGACGCCAACGCCCAATACATCGTCATTACGCCTAGTCAGGTTACGTTTGCTCAGGAAAACGCCAACATCGTCGCCGTGCAAAACGTGGAGGGCAAATCGGCTGTCAAGGAGGTCCAGTAG
- a CDS encoding Lrp/AsnC family transcriptional regulator yields the protein MDETDKKILQILEQDGRTSFSEIAKKLRLSESGIRKRVSALQETGAIKKFTINIDPTKMGYNSISIVGVDVEPPLLLEAAKKLCEFKEIHYVATSTGDHMIMTEIWAKDGLELTTILSEKIGTIPGVKKICPAIILEKFKE from the coding sequence ATGGATGAAACAGACAAAAAAATCCTCCAAATTCTAGAACAAGACGGCAGAACATCTTTTAGCGAAATCGCAAAAAAACTGCGGCTAAGCGAATCTGGAATAAGAAAAAGAGTCAGCGCCCTGCAAGAAACTGGAGCCATCAAAAAATTCACCATAAACATTGACCCCACAAAAATGGGCTACAACAGCATCTCCATAGTTGGCGTAGACGTAGAACCACCCCTGCTGCTTGAAGCCGCAAAGAAACTCTGCGAATTCAAAGAAATCCACTACGTAGCAACCTCCACAGGCGACCACATGATAATGACCGAAATCTGGGCAAAAGACGGACTTGAACTAACCACGATCCTCTCAGAAAAAATCGGAACCATCCCCGGCGTGAAAAAAATCTGCCCCGCCATCATACTTGAAAAATTCAAAGAATAA
- a CDS encoding winged helix-turn-helix domain-containing protein codes for MNALVTEIISKRRDKLAIISQIIESSKKGISKTQVMYQANLSFNQLGQYLELMLKSELVEIVTDNDGKGIYNPTTKGIDFLRRYQDILKLLADNRQLRHVKPDND; via the coding sequence ATGAATGCGCTCGTAACCGAGATTATTTCAAAGCGGCGAGACAAGCTTGCTATAATATCCCAAATCATAGAGTCCTCAAAAAAAGGCATCTCTAAAACACAGGTTATGTACCAAGCGAACCTGAGCTTTAACCAGCTTGGTCAGTATCTTGAATTGATGCTGAAAAGCGAACTCGTAGAAATTGTTACCGACAACGACGGAAAAGGCATCTACAACCCAACAACAAAAGGCATAGATTTCCTGCGAAGATACCAAGACATACTAAAACTGCTAGCAGACAACAGGCAACTGCGACACGTAAAACCCGACAACGACTAA
- the glgP gene encoding alpha-glucan family phosphorylase has product METPLNGNKIAYFSMEVGIRNDIHTYSGGLGVLAGDVIRSSADLSVPMVAVTLVSRKGYLKQTLDSYGEQQESPEEWDPTGIMELAPKTIEVHIENHPVTVQAWIYEHKSTLGGVVPIFFLDTNVEDNAPEDRSITDSLYGGDERTRLKQEIVLGIGGTRMLDALGFTISKYHMNEGHSALLTLELLRSHEYNVEDVRNHCIFTTHTPVEAGFDKFPYSLVDSVLGNEIPVDILQKLDGQDKLNMTLLALNLSNYQNGVTKAHTEYSKRLFPHFRLRAVTNGVHSPTWVSQSYHKLFDKYIPGWVGEPELLVRIDKAPCAEIWDAHMENKNALLEMVEQRNGTKMDPNVLTIGFARRATGYKRATLIFSDLDRLREISKRRPLQMIFAGKAHPRDISGKQVIKDIFRYSRELKDEMSIVYLENYDMDIASKLTAGVDVWLNNPYPPMEASGTSGMKAAHNGVINFSVLDGWWIEGCIEGVTGWAIGAAPGEDLTDEAKRKAEIDDLFNKLRYIIAPKFYDDRDAWIELMRNSIGKIAYYFNTNRMMRRYITDAYLS; this is encoded by the coding sequence ATGGAAACTCCTTTGAACGGGAATAAAATCGCGTATTTTTCTATGGAAGTTGGAATTAGAAATGATATTCACACTTATAGTGGCGGTTTAGGTGTTTTGGCAGGTGATGTGATTCGTTCTAGTGCGGATTTGTCTGTGCCCATGGTTGCAGTGACGTTGGTTAGCCGAAAAGGTTACCTCAAACAAACCCTTGACAGCTACGGCGAACAGCAAGAATCCCCCGAAGAATGGGACCCAACAGGCATAATGGAGCTTGCCCCAAAAACCATCGAAGTCCATATCGAGAACCATCCCGTAACCGTTCAAGCTTGGATATACGAGCACAAAAGCACTCTGGGTGGCGTGGTTCCCATATTTTTCCTTGACACTAACGTTGAGGATAACGCGCCTGAAGACCGTAGCATAACTGATAGCCTCTACGGCGGTGATGAACGCACCAGGCTCAAACAGGAAATTGTTTTGGGCATAGGCGGCACCCGCATGCTTGACGCTTTAGGCTTTACCATAAGCAAGTATCACATGAACGAGGGGCACTCTGCGCTTTTGACTTTAGAGCTCCTACGCAGCCATGAATACAACGTAGAAGACGTAAGAAACCACTGCATATTCACCACCCACACACCCGTCGAAGCAGGCTTTGACAAGTTCCCCTACTCTTTAGTTGACAGCGTTCTGGGAAACGAAATCCCAGTTGACATCTTGCAAAAACTTGACGGACAAGACAAACTAAACATGACTCTTCTCGCGCTAAACCTGAGCAACTACCAAAACGGCGTAACCAAAGCCCACACCGAATACTCCAAACGCCTCTTCCCCCATTTCCGCCTACGAGCAGTCACAAACGGCGTCCACAGCCCCACATGGGTCTCCCAGAGCTACCACAAACTCTTCGACAAATACATACCTGGATGGGTAGGCGAACCTGAACTGCTTGTCCGCATCGACAAAGCCCCCTGCGCCGAAATCTGGGACGCCCACATGGAAAACAAAAACGCCCTCCTCGAAATGGTTGAGCAACGCAACGGCACAAAAATGGATCCAAACGTTCTCACCATCGGCTTTGCCCGAAGAGCCACAGGATACAAACGCGCCACCCTCATATTCTCCGATTTAGACCGCCTGCGCGAAATCAGCAAACGCCGCCCCTTACAGATGATTTTTGCAGGAAAAGCTCATCCCCGTGACATCAGCGGCAAACAAGTCATCAAGGATATTTTCAGGTATTCACGGGAGCTAAAGGATGAAATGAGCATTGTTTATTTGGAGAATTATGATATGGATATTGCTTCTAAGCTTACTGCGGGTGTGGATGTTTGGTTGAATAATCCGTATCCGCCTATGGAGGCTTCAGGAACCAGCGGCATGAAAGCAGCGCATAATGGCGTGATTAACTTTAGTGTTTTGGATGGCTGGTGGATAGAGGGCTGCATTGAAGGCGTTACGGGATGGGCAATTGGCGCCGCGCCTGGAGAAGACCTTACTGATGAAGCAAAACGCAAAGCCGAAATAGATGACCTGTTCAACAAGCTGCGCTATATTATTGCACCTAAATTCTACGATGACCGAGATGCTTGGATTGAGCTGATGAGAAACAGCATCGGCAAAATCGCTTATTACTTCAACACTAACCGCATGATGCGCCGATACATAACCGACGCATACCTTAGCTAA